A window of Rhododendron vialii isolate Sample 1 chromosome 13a, ASM3025357v1 contains these coding sequences:
- the LOC131312761 gene encoding uncharacterized protein LOC131312761, translating into MAARIPSSSSLQSHNLPFFLRPSSASPLSLLSGFLQSTAQNAPKKGHFGFTCQSSSDGDEDYLLDAPVSVGDGFSFSGGKYSDGPNPADEWFKRGKIVKAHPVVGSGNKAKDPIFGLTMGGGSQASNDVFRWFCVESGSIENPSIILLHGLPSQAYSYRKVLPILSKDYHAISFDWLGFGFSDKPQPGYGFDYTLPEYVSSLESLVDELATNKVSLVAQGYFAPVAVKYASSHQEKINNLILLNPPLTAKHANLPSTLSIFSNFLLGEIFSQDPLRASDKALTSCGPYKMKEDDAMVYRRPYLTSGSSGFALNAISRAMKKELKAYVEEMRIILTDKDWKIPTTICWGQRDRWLSYDGVEDFCEVSKHRLIKLPKAGHHVQEDCGEELGQIIAGIISKRSWI; encoded by the exons ATGGCCGCTCGTATCCCTTCATCTTCTTCCCTTCAATCCCACAATCTTCCCTTCTTTCTTCGTCCCTCTTCTGCCTCCCCATTGTCTCTTCTCAGTGGATTTCTCCAATCAACGGCTCAGAATGCCCCCAAAAAAGGACATTTCGGATTCACATGCCAATCGAGCAGCGATGGCGATGAG GATTATCTGTTGGACGCTCCAGTTTCAGTTGGGGATGGATTTTCTTTCAGTGGAG GGAAGTATTCAGATGGGCCAAACCCCGCAGATGAATGGTTCAAGAGAGGGAAGATT GTGAAAGCACATCCAGTTGTTGGCTCTGGCAATAAGGCAAAAGATCCGATTTTTGGTCTAACTATGGGTGGTGGTTCTCAGGCCTCGAATGATGTTTTCAG ATGGTTTTGCGTTGAAAGTGGAAGCATTGAAAATCCTTCAATTATATTACTTCATGGTTTGCCTTCACAG GCATATTCTTACCGCAAAGTGCTTCCCATTCTTTCCAAGGACTATCATGCCATCAGTTTTGATTGGCTAG GTTTTGGATTTTCCGATAAGCCGCAACCTGGGTATGGATTTGACTACACTTTGCCTG AATATGTCTCATCCTTGGAATCTCTTGTTGATGAACTTGCAACCAACAAGGTTTCACTTGTTGCTCAG GGCTATTTTGCGCCAGTTGCTGTTAAATATGCTAGCAGTCATCAGGAAAAGATCAATAATCTGATACTTCTTAATCCTCCT CTAACAGCAAAACATGCCAACCTGCCATCAACATTGTCCATATTCAGCAACTTTTTGTTAGGTGAAATTTTTTCCCAG GATCCTCTAAGGGCCAGTGACAAAGCCTTGACAAGCTGTGGACCTTACAAAATGAAAGAAGATGATGCGATGGTTTATAGAAGGCCCTACCTCACTTCTGGTTCCTCTGGGTTTGCACTGAATGCAATTAGCAGGGCAATGAAGAAGGAACTTAAG GCTTATGTTGAAGAAATGAGGATCATACTTACAGACAAAGATTGGAAAATTCCAACCACCATATGCTGGGGCCAAAGAGACCGTTGGTTAAGCTATGACGGAGTTGAAGATTTTTGTGAAGTTTCAAAACATAGACTCATCAAACTTCCTAAG GCAGGGCATCATGTACAGGAGGATTGCGGCGAGGAGTTAGGTCAAATCATTGCAGGAATCATTAGCAAAAGGAGTTGGATTTGA
- the LOC131312760 gene encoding TPR repeat-containing protein ZIP4, with product MRIAEISSPDHRHSLNEPHSHLLSQIESSIKDLERHSPESPFPEPLLTDLRLRLTQLTSLSPFPNSVKLHVWKLSYRLWNSCVDLANASAVRPSSSAKFTEQHANLRQISADLLFLANDVVGVPSPAFKSASFFYKTGLIWHDLNKFDLANNCFEKATDLTARIDIASVTDNEERKLLLGLNIARSRSAWEVSDRNLAIALLNRAKTVLFGCAESYKALANQYLAFGKIALSSNESCGVNEGLKLMNEALDLCEKGMRIVKRRDETLALKNMRSKTLRFIAASHLQRDEFESVLKCVKVLRESSSGGGDDHPSLSVLAMKAWLGLGRFGEAEKELKGMVVNKGVPEGVWVSAVESYFQAAGAAGAETAKGVFLGLLGRCHVSAGAAIRVVRRLVGDGVTVEGSRVRAKVVAEVVSDERVVALFVGEEAIKERTTMHAVLWNCAADHFRSKDYETSAEMFEKSMLYVPYNIESRVLRAKGFRVLCLCHLGLSQLDQAQEYITEAEKLEPNIASAFLKFKINLQKNDCDGAITQVQAMTTCLDFTPDFLSLSAHEAIACRALRVAVSSLSNLLNFYSSGKPMPTTEVMVLRTLITILAQDSGNESETLVYMKRSHKRLSELGPDFFFGKGEVGRRERDWLAVNSWNTGTRVGKEEKYGLCADFFRLASDFYGVVVDGEVQGNNVMVCKSLILTVSAMIADEKQRKATLLDKEVKQAIELLDRAGKILTTISVGSQVEGDEITTIDPNFLFIYTLNAYDLHTRLNETGSQQLLLVKQFAASKSCSPNYLLQLGLHASQGPRSNPEVATFALNTCLSALLASQSPDYQCVALTIRKLIAVCAIHKGDTDDDVVYGMYKQAYRIMVGLKAGDYPLEEGKWLAMTAWNRAALPVRLGQVEAARKWMSIGLDLAGKVPGMDTYTSCMEDFLDAFEKKSHGNGNV from the exons ATGAGAATCGCCGAGATCTCCTCGCCGGACCACCGCCACAGCCTCAACGAGCCCCACTCCCACCTGCTCTCCCAAATCGAGTCATCAATCAAGGACCTCGAACGCCACTCGCCGGAATCCCCCTTCCCCGAGCCTCTCCTCACCGACCTCCGCCTCCgcctcactcagctcacctccctctctcccttccCCAACTCCGTCAAGCTTCACGTCTGGAAGCTCAGCTACCGCCTCTGGAACTCCTGCGTCGACCTTGCTAACGCCTCCGCCGTCCGTCCCTCCTCCTCCGCCAAATTCACCGAACAACACGCCAATCTCCGCCAAATCTCCGCCGATCTCCTCTTCCTCGCCAACGACGTCGTCGGTGTCCCATCCCCCGCGTTCAAGTCTGCCTCGTTCTTCTACAAGACCGGTCTCATCTGGCACGACCTTAACAAGTTCGACCTGGCCAACAATTGCTTCGAGAAAGCCACCGATCTCACCGCTAGAATCGATATAGCCTCCGTAACTGACAACGAAGAGCGAAAACTCCTCCTAGGTCTGAACATCGCGAGGTCGAGATCAGCGTGGGAAGTTTCGGACCGAAACCTAGCGATCGCGTTACTGAACCGGGCGAAAACCGTACTATTCGGATGCGCGGAGAGCTACAAGGCCTTAGCCAATCAGTACTTGGCGTTCGGCAAGATCGCGCTGTCGAGTAACGAGTCATGCGGCGTGAACGAAGGGCTGAAGTTGATGAACGAGGCTCTGGATCTGTGCGAGAAAGGGATGAGGATCGTGAAGAGGAGGGATGAAACCCTAGCTCTGAAGAATATGAGGTCTAAGACGCTTAGGTTTATCGCGGCGTCGCATTTGCAGAGAGATGAGTTCGAGAGCGTGTTGAAGTGCGTTAAGGTGTTGAGGGAGAGTAGTAGCGGTGGTGGAGATGATCATCCGAGTTTGAGTGTGTTGGCGATGAAGGCGTGGTTAGGGTTGGGGAGATTTGGGGAGGCTGAGAAGGAGCTGAAGGGCATGGTGGTAAATAAAGGGGTTCCGGAGGGCGTTTGGGTGTCCGCGGTGGAATCGTATTTCCAGGCGGCGGGAGCGGCCGGGGCGGAGACAGCGAAGGGTGTGTTTTTGGGACTTCTGGGGAGATGCCATGTAAGTGCGGGTGCGGCGATTAGGGTGGTTAGGAGGTTGGTTGGGGATGGTGTGACCGTCGAGGGGTCGAGGGTTAGGGCTAAGGTGGTGGCTGAAGTGGTTTCGGATGAGAGGGTGGTGGCTCTTTTTGTTGGGGAGGAAGCTATTAAAGAGAGGACAACAATGCATGCCGTTCTCTGGAACTG TGCTGCAGACCATTTTCGATCTAAAGATTATGAGACGAGTGCAGAGATGTTTGAAAAGTCTATGCTTTATGTACCTTACAACATAGAGAGTAGGGTTCTCAGAGCAAAGGGCTTCAGAGTTTTGTGTCTCTGTCACCTTGGCCTCTCCCAGCTAGATCAAGCTCAAGAGTACATCACTGAGGCTGAAAAG CTTGAACCCAACATCGCCAGTGCTTTCCTCAAG TTTAAGATCAATTTGCAAAAGAATGATTGCGATGGAGCTATTACTCAGGTGCAAGCCATGACAACGTGCCTTGACTTCACTCCTGACTTCCTCTCTCTTTCAGCCCATGAAGCTATTGCTTGTCGTGCTCTTCGTGTTGCAGTTTCCTCTCTATCCAATCTCCTTAACTTTTACTCCTCAGGGAAACCAATGCCCACAACAGAGGTCATGGTGCTGCGTACCCTAATCACAATTCTCGCACAAGACTCTGGCAATGAGTCTGAAACCCTCGTATACATGAAACGATCTCATAAGCGGTTGTCTGAGCTTGGACCTGATTTCTTCTTTGGGAAAGGTGAGGTTGGGAGAAGGGAACGGGACTGGCTTGCTGTAAACTCATGGAATACAGGGACGAGAGTAGGGAAGGAGGAAAAATATGGATTGTGTGCAGATTTCTTTAGATTGGCTTCAGACTTTTATGGTGTTGTGGTTGATGGAGAAGTACAAGGGAACAATGTGATGGTTTGTAAATCGCTGATATTGACCGTTTCTGCTATGATAGCTGATGAGAAACAAAGGAAGGCTACATTGTTGGACAAGGAAGTGAAGCAAGCCATTGAACTGCTAGACAGAGCCGGAAAG ATATTGACAACAATCTCTGTTGGAAGCCAAGTAGAGGGTGATGAGATCACCACCATTGATCCCAACTTCTTGTTCATATACACCTTGAACGCGTATGATCTGCATACAAGGCTCAATGAAACTGGATCCCAACAGCTCCTTCTGGTAAAACAGTTTGCCGCCTCAAAATCTTGCAGCCCTAATTATCTCCTTCAACTTGGCCTCCATGCCTCGCAGGGCCCACGGTCCAACCCTGAAGTGGCCACCTTTGCTCTGAACACCTGCCTCTCTGCCCTCCTCGCTTCCCAATCACCAGATTACCAATGCGTTGCTCTAACTATCAGGAAACTCATTGCTGTATGCGCAATTCACAAGGGAGATACAGATGATGATGTGGTGTACGGTATGTATAAGCAAGCGTACCGTATTATGGTGGGGTTGAAGGCAGGAGACTATCCCCTAGAGGAGGGGAAATGGCTTGCAATGACAGCATGGAACCGGGCAGCCCTGCCTGTGAGATTGGGGCAGGTTGAGGCAGCAAGGAAGTGGATGAGTATTGGGCTGGATTTGGCTGGGAAGGTTCCGGGAATGGATACTTACACATCGTGCATGGAAGATTTTCTTGATGCCTTCGAAAAGAAATCTCACGGCAATGGCAATGTTTAG
- the LOC131312762 gene encoding formin-like protein 1 isoform X2: MPPSPLSSLLLLLLSPTTSTSTPTRRRSLQQSFFPQASSPSPTPPPPSPPTPPSTPNQPPFFPSIPSPPPPPPPPPPPSATSVPDNLSSVPHSPKPTTSLASILFLTASAAVLLAAVALFLYLRRRRHRNFNDAKTSTTRSDYSLRVFSRPSGPPRRVGRSPPTSSEFLLLGTIVDSRCGVNPLLAPAESSRKPDSPELRPLPPLGHRKNRPNAEEDVFFSPGEFSGARESSNGTRSAAAAENLEGSSSESSSSTSSYSTRSVSLSTSPPVSLSPISSRPKSPELTAVQTAPPPPPPQQQPVTTQLANLRRDLEESLDSSPRTSNASFSNAEQSPVRVYNVVWSRLGSSSRGKNTPSDSSSSNLMENTELVSNAGSSNQNPESLQFVSNPIYQHMESSARLENSIQKPVPVSVAPRPPPPPPRPPLLPGGGRERLVSSSAISQPILKPPGLITPLKPPLVSPIELPANSKSVGKNEETQKPKLKPLHWDKVRASSGCKTVWDQLNSSSFRLNEEMIESLFVVDAPKSNSKESTGRPVLPSPNQESRVLDPKKAQNIAISLRALNVTTDQVCEALSEGNALGTELLESLLKMAPTKDEERRLKEHKDDSPFKLGPAERFLKAMLDIPFAFKKVDAMLYRANFESDVAYLRKSFEILEAACEELRNSRMFLKLLEAVLKTGNRMNKGTKRGDAHAFKLDTLLRLVDVKGADGKTTLLHFVVQEMIRTEGGHFSGGNQYPNTTIDADAKCRKVGLKVVSSLSSELRNVKKAAAMDSDMLIGDVAKLSKGIENIQEIARLEGERGLNKSIGKFSESMKRFTRTAEDQIFRVQALKNVALSLVKEITEFFHGCSAKEEAHPFRIFTVVRDFLTILDRVCSEVGMINERTVISSTHKFPLPVNPLLQPVNSGFPRRRNYSSFDDDDNDEGSSS, encoded by the exons ATGCCCCCAtcccctctctcctccctcctcctcctcctcctctctcccaCCACTTCTACTTCCACCCCCACCCGCCGCCGTTCCCTCCAACAATCCTTCTTCCCACAAGCCTCCTCCCCCTCAccgacccccccccccccctccccccccacccccccttcTACCCCCAACCAACCCCCCTTTTTCCCTTCCATACCCTCcccacctccacctcccccACCGCCGCCTCCTCCCTCGGCCACCTCCGTCCCCGACAACCTCTCCTCCGTCCCCCACTCACCCAAACCCACCACCTCTCTCGCCTCCATCCTCTTCCTCACCGCCTCCGCCGCCGTCCTCCTCGCCGCCGTCGCCCTCTTCCTCTACCTCCGCCGCAGGCGCCACCGCAACTTCAACGACGCCAAAACCAGCACCACCAGGTCGGATTACAGCCTCAGGGTTTTTTCCCGGCCCAGCGGTCCTCCGAGGCGCGTCGGAAGGTCGCCGCCGACTTCCTCGGAGTTTCTCCTCCTCGGCACCATCGTCGACTCTCGCTGCGGCGTCAACCCTCTCCTTGCCCCGGCCGAGAGCTCTAGGAAACCCGACTCGCCGGAGCTCCGCCCCCTGCCGCCGCTCGGCCACCGGAAAAATCGCCCGAATGCCGAAGAAGACGTGTTTTTCTCGCCGGGAGAGTTTTCCGGCGCCCGCGAGAGCTCGAACGGAACTAgatcggcggcggcggcggagaaTCTTGAAGGAAGTAGCAGCGAGTCAAGTTCTTCTACGTCGTCGTATTCCACTCGGTCGGTGTCTTTGAGCACTTCTCCACCGGTAAGTTTGAGTCCTATAAGCTCAAGACCCAAATCGCCCGAATTAACGGCGGTGCAGACcgctccgccgccgccgccgccgcaacAACAACCTGTTACGACCCAATTGGCTAACCTGCGTAGAGATTTAGAGGAGAGCCTAGATTCGTCCCCACGAACGTCGAATGCTTCTTTCAGTAATGCAGAACAGTCCCCGGTGAGAGTTTACAATGTTGTTTGGAGTCGGTTAGGTAGTAGTAGTCGTGGTAAGAATACTCCATCAGATTCCTCTTCGTCGAATCTGATGGAGAATACAGAGTTAGTTAGCAATGCTGGAAGTTCGAATCAAAACCCAGAGTCATTACAATTTGTATCTAACCCGATATACCAGCATATGGAATCTTCGGCGAGACTCGAAAATTCAATTCAGAAGCCTGTGCCGGTATCTGTTGCGCCAcggccgccgccaccaccaccgcggCCCCCTCTGCTGCCGGGAGGTGGCAGGGAAAGATTAGTTTCTAGTTCAGCGATTAGTCAGCCGATTTTGAAACCACCGGGTCTAATTACACCTTTGAAACCACCTTTGGTTTCTCCAATCGAATTGCCTGCTAATTCTAAAAGTGTGGGGAAGAATGAGGAGACTCAGAAACCCAAGTTGAAGCCGCTGCACTGGGACAAAGTGAGAGCGAGTTCTGGTTGCAAGACAGTGTGGGATCAACTGAATTCGAGCTCTTTTAG ATTGAACGAGGAGATGATCGAGTCATTGTTCGTTGTAGATGCTCCAAAATCGAATTCGAAGGAATCAACTGGACGTCCAGTTCTTCCCTCACCAAACCAGGAgagtagggtgcttgatccgaagAAGGcccaaaacattgcaatttcTCTGAGGGCACTAAATGTAACTACTGACCAAGTTTGTGAAGCCCTTTCAGAAGGCAA TGCTCTTGGGACTGAGCTTCTTGAAAGTTTGTTGAAGATGGCTCCTACTAAGGATGAAGAACGTAGACTGAAAGAGCACAAAGATGACTCACCATTCAAACTTGGGCCTGCCGAGAGATTTCTTAAGGCCATGCTTGATATACCTTTTGCATTTAAAAAAGTGGATGCAATGCTCTACAGAGCTAATTTTGAATCTGATGTTGCGTACCTCAGAAAGTCATTTGAAATTCTTGAG GCAGCCTGTGAAGAATTAAGGAACAGCAGGATGTTTCTGAAGCTTCTAGAAGCTGTTCTGAAGACCGGAAACCGGATGAACAAGGGGACAAAGCGCGGCGATGCCCATGCCTTCAAGCTTGACACACTTCTGAGGCTTGTTGACGTCAAGGGTGCCGATGGCAAAACCACTCTCTTGCATTTTGTCGTGCAGGAAATGATAAGAACCGAGGGGGGCCACTTTTCAGGTGGAAACCAATACCCTAACACCACTATAGATGCTGACGCCAAGTGTAGGAAGGTCGGCCTCAAAGTCGTTTCCAGTCTCAGCTCAGAGCTAAGAAACGTGAAGAAAGCTGCTGCCATGGATTCAGACATGCTTATTGGCGACGTAGCGAAGCTTTCCAAAGGAATTGAGAATATCCAAGAAATCGCTCGATTAGAGGGAGAAAGGGGGTTAAACAAGAGCATCGGAAAGTTCTCAGAGTCAATGAAAAGGTTTACAAGAACAGCAGAGGATCAGATTTTTAGGGTTCAAGCGCTAAAGAACGTTGCTCTTTCGCTAGTGAAGGAGATAACTGAATTCTTCCACGGATGCTCGGCCAAGGAAGAAGCGCACCCATTTAGAATCTTCACGGTGGTGAGGGATTTTTTAACGATTCTTGATCGGGTTTGCAGTGAAGTTGGAATGATCAATGAGCGGACTGTTATCAGTTCTACGCATAAGTTCCCTCTTCCGGTGAACCCATTGTTGCAGCCGGTAAATAGCGGATTCCCAAGAAGGCGGAATTACAGTTCTTTCGATGATGATGATAATGATGAAGGCTCATCTTCTTAG
- the LOC131312762 gene encoding formin-like protein 1 isoform X1 — protein sequence MPPSPLSSLLLLLLSPTTSTSTPTRRRSLQQSFFPQASSPSPTPPPPSPPTPPSTPNQPPFFPSIPSPPPPPPPPPPPSATSVPDNLSSVPHSPKPTTSLASILFLTASAAVLLAAVALFLYLRRRRHRNFNDAKTSTTRSDYSLRVFSRPSGPPRRVGRSPPTSSEFLLLGTIVDSRCGVNPLLAPAESSRKPDSPELRPLPPLGHRKNRPNAEEDVFFSPGEFSGARESSNGTRSAAAAENLEGSSSESSSSTSSYSTRSVSLSTSPPVSLSPISSRPKSPELTAVQTAPPPPPPQQQPVTTQLANLRRDLEESLDSSPRTSNASFSNAEQSPVRVYNVVWSRLGSSSRGKNTPSDSSSSNLMENTELVSNAGSSNQNPESLQFVSNPIYQHMESSARLENSIQKPVPVSVAPRPPPPPPRPPLLPGGGRERLVSSSAISQPILKPPGLITPLKPPLVSPIELPANSKSVGKNEETQKPKLKPLHWDKVRASSGCKTVWDQLNSSSFRLNEEMIESLFVVDAPKSNSKESTGRPVLPSPNQESRVLDPKKAQNIAISLRALNVTTDQVCEALSEGIDALGTELLESLLKMAPTKDEERRLKEHKDDSPFKLGPAERFLKAMLDIPFAFKKVDAMLYRANFESDVAYLRKSFEILEAACEELRNSRMFLKLLEAVLKTGNRMNKGTKRGDAHAFKLDTLLRLVDVKGADGKTTLLHFVVQEMIRTEGGHFSGGNQYPNTTIDADAKCRKVGLKVVSSLSSELRNVKKAAAMDSDMLIGDVAKLSKGIENIQEIARLEGERGLNKSIGKFSESMKRFTRTAEDQIFRVQALKNVALSLVKEITEFFHGCSAKEEAHPFRIFTVVRDFLTILDRVCSEVGMINERTVISSTHKFPLPVNPLLQPVNSGFPRRRNYSSFDDDDNDEGSSS from the exons ATGCCCCCAtcccctctctcctccctcctcctcctcctcctctctcccaCCACTTCTACTTCCACCCCCACCCGCCGCCGTTCCCTCCAACAATCCTTCTTCCCACAAGCCTCCTCCCCCTCAccgacccccccccccccctccccccccacccccccttcTACCCCCAACCAACCCCCCTTTTTCCCTTCCATACCCTCcccacctccacctcccccACCGCCGCCTCCTCCCTCGGCCACCTCCGTCCCCGACAACCTCTCCTCCGTCCCCCACTCACCCAAACCCACCACCTCTCTCGCCTCCATCCTCTTCCTCACCGCCTCCGCCGCCGTCCTCCTCGCCGCCGTCGCCCTCTTCCTCTACCTCCGCCGCAGGCGCCACCGCAACTTCAACGACGCCAAAACCAGCACCACCAGGTCGGATTACAGCCTCAGGGTTTTTTCCCGGCCCAGCGGTCCTCCGAGGCGCGTCGGAAGGTCGCCGCCGACTTCCTCGGAGTTTCTCCTCCTCGGCACCATCGTCGACTCTCGCTGCGGCGTCAACCCTCTCCTTGCCCCGGCCGAGAGCTCTAGGAAACCCGACTCGCCGGAGCTCCGCCCCCTGCCGCCGCTCGGCCACCGGAAAAATCGCCCGAATGCCGAAGAAGACGTGTTTTTCTCGCCGGGAGAGTTTTCCGGCGCCCGCGAGAGCTCGAACGGAACTAgatcggcggcggcggcggagaaTCTTGAAGGAAGTAGCAGCGAGTCAAGTTCTTCTACGTCGTCGTATTCCACTCGGTCGGTGTCTTTGAGCACTTCTCCACCGGTAAGTTTGAGTCCTATAAGCTCAAGACCCAAATCGCCCGAATTAACGGCGGTGCAGACcgctccgccgccgccgccgccgcaacAACAACCTGTTACGACCCAATTGGCTAACCTGCGTAGAGATTTAGAGGAGAGCCTAGATTCGTCCCCACGAACGTCGAATGCTTCTTTCAGTAATGCAGAACAGTCCCCGGTGAGAGTTTACAATGTTGTTTGGAGTCGGTTAGGTAGTAGTAGTCGTGGTAAGAATACTCCATCAGATTCCTCTTCGTCGAATCTGATGGAGAATACAGAGTTAGTTAGCAATGCTGGAAGTTCGAATCAAAACCCAGAGTCATTACAATTTGTATCTAACCCGATATACCAGCATATGGAATCTTCGGCGAGACTCGAAAATTCAATTCAGAAGCCTGTGCCGGTATCTGTTGCGCCAcggccgccgccaccaccaccgcggCCCCCTCTGCTGCCGGGAGGTGGCAGGGAAAGATTAGTTTCTAGTTCAGCGATTAGTCAGCCGATTTTGAAACCACCGGGTCTAATTACACCTTTGAAACCACCTTTGGTTTCTCCAATCGAATTGCCTGCTAATTCTAAAAGTGTGGGGAAGAATGAGGAGACTCAGAAACCCAAGTTGAAGCCGCTGCACTGGGACAAAGTGAGAGCGAGTTCTGGTTGCAAGACAGTGTGGGATCAACTGAATTCGAGCTCTTTTAG ATTGAACGAGGAGATGATCGAGTCATTGTTCGTTGTAGATGCTCCAAAATCGAATTCGAAGGAATCAACTGGACGTCCAGTTCTTCCCTCACCAAACCAGGAgagtagggtgcttgatccgaagAAGGcccaaaacattgcaatttcTCTGAGGGCACTAAATGTAACTACTGACCAAGTTTGTGAAGCCCTTTCAGAAG GCATTGATGCTCTTGGGACTGAGCTTCTTGAAAGTTTGTTGAAGATGGCTCCTACTAAGGATGAAGAACGTAGACTGAAAGAGCACAAAGATGACTCACCATTCAAACTTGGGCCTGCCGAGAGATTTCTTAAGGCCATGCTTGATATACCTTTTGCATTTAAAAAAGTGGATGCAATGCTCTACAGAGCTAATTTTGAATCTGATGTTGCGTACCTCAGAAAGTCATTTGAAATTCTTGAG GCAGCCTGTGAAGAATTAAGGAACAGCAGGATGTTTCTGAAGCTTCTAGAAGCTGTTCTGAAGACCGGAAACCGGATGAACAAGGGGACAAAGCGCGGCGATGCCCATGCCTTCAAGCTTGACACACTTCTGAGGCTTGTTGACGTCAAGGGTGCCGATGGCAAAACCACTCTCTTGCATTTTGTCGTGCAGGAAATGATAAGAACCGAGGGGGGCCACTTTTCAGGTGGAAACCAATACCCTAACACCACTATAGATGCTGACGCCAAGTGTAGGAAGGTCGGCCTCAAAGTCGTTTCCAGTCTCAGCTCAGAGCTAAGAAACGTGAAGAAAGCTGCTGCCATGGATTCAGACATGCTTATTGGCGACGTAGCGAAGCTTTCCAAAGGAATTGAGAATATCCAAGAAATCGCTCGATTAGAGGGAGAAAGGGGGTTAAACAAGAGCATCGGAAAGTTCTCAGAGTCAATGAAAAGGTTTACAAGAACAGCAGAGGATCAGATTTTTAGGGTTCAAGCGCTAAAGAACGTTGCTCTTTCGCTAGTGAAGGAGATAACTGAATTCTTCCACGGATGCTCGGCCAAGGAAGAAGCGCACCCATTTAGAATCTTCACGGTGGTGAGGGATTTTTTAACGATTCTTGATCGGGTTTGCAGTGAAGTTGGAATGATCAATGAGCGGACTGTTATCAGTTCTACGCATAAGTTCCCTCTTCCGGTGAACCCATTGTTGCAGCCGGTAAATAGCGGATTCCCAAGAAGGCGGAATTACAGTTCTTTCGATGATGATGATAATGATGAAGGCTCATCTTCTTAG
- the LOC131312764 gene encoding mediator of RNA polymerase II transcription subunit 19a-like, with translation MDPEGKRFGRVGPRELTGAVDLISHYKLLPHHQFFCKRSLPLSISDSHYLHNVVGDSEVMKGEGMQLDQLIQDTSYSRETNVCIQPFDLPVLTKAFQLRETAPIDLSTAEKGVPTIAGKRKSESKDKERKHKKHKDKDREKDKEHKKHKHRHRDRSKDKDKEKKKDKSGHQEPGAGHTKKHHEKKRKHDGDEDLNGIQSHKKSKHKSSKIAEIGTVKVAG, from the exons ATGGATCCTGAAGGCAAGAGGTTTGGAAGAG TAGGGCCAAGAGAACTAACTGGGGCAGTGGATCTTATAAGTCACTACAAGTTGTTGCCTCACCACCAGTTCTTCTGCAAAAGGTCTCTTCCCTTGTCGATTTCAGACTCGCACTACCTTCACAATGTGGTTGGGGACTCAGAAGTTATGAAAGGTGAAGGGATGCAATTGGATCAGCTCATTCAGGATACATCTTATTCACGAGAAACAAATGTTTGCATACAGCCTTTTGACCTACCTGTCCTCACCAAAGCCTTTCAACTGAGAGAAACTGCTCCAATTGATCTGTCTACT GCAGAAAAGGGTGTTCCTACGATTGCTGGAAAACGTAAAAGCGAGTCCAAAGATAAGGAGCGGAAGCATAAAAAGCACAAGGATAAAGATAGAGAGAAGGATAAAGAACATAAGAAGCACAAGCATCGCCACAGGGATAGAAGTAAAGACAAGGacaaggagaaaaagaaagataaaagtGGGCATCAAGAACCTGGTGCTGGACACACGAAGAAACATCATGAAAAG AAAAGGAAGCATGATGGAGATGAAGACCTTAATGGCATTCAGAGTCACAAGAAAAGCAAG CATAAGAGCTCAAAAATTGCTGAGATCGGCACCGTAAAAGTAGCAGGCTGA